Proteins encoded together in one Candidatus Eremiobacterota bacterium window:
- the mce gene encoding methylmalonyl-CoA epimerase: protein MITGINHLGIATNNVQEIRELYRKLLPLSPVHEETIEEQGVKVASFMVGGTHLEFMEPLGPESPIKKFMEKHGTAVHHIAFTTDGITGELERLKEKGFRLIDESPRTGFGGKQTAFAHPKSTGGILIELCEENQS, encoded by the coding sequence ATGATAACCGGTATCAATCACCTGGGAATCGCCACGAACAACGTGCAGGAGATAAGGGAGCTTTACAGGAAATTGCTCCCTCTATCCCCGGTCCACGAGGAGACAATAGAAGAGCAGGGCGTAAAAGTGGCAAGCTTCATGGTGGGAGGCACCCACCTTGAGTTTATGGAACCACTGGGGCCTGAGAGCCCTATCAAGAAGTTCATGGAAAAGCATGGAACGGCCGTCCATCATATTGCCTTTACCACCGACGGCATCACCGGTGAGCTCGAGAGGCTCAAGGAGAAAGGATTCCGGCTGATTGACGAATCCCCCCGAACTGGCTTCGGAGGGAAACAAACCGCCTTTGCCCATCCCAAGAGCACTGGCGGCATACTCATCGAGCTCTGTGAGGAAAACCAGTCCTAG
- a CDS encoding 2-oxoacid:acceptor oxidoreductase subunit alpha: MKEVLLPCYGTSWVINDRNNDLREIDYFPRFLQGNEACVEGALMAGLDFYGGYPITPSSEIAEILSRRLPQDGKVFIQMEDEIASIASCIGASLGGAKTMTATSGPGFSLMQENIGYAVMTEVPTVIVNVQRLGPSTGAPSSPAQGDVMQARWGSHGDHPILVLTPSSVKEAFELTVLAFNFAEKYRTPVILLSDEVVGHMREKILLPPREYLTIVNRKVPDERPATYSPYRDTDHDGVPALAKFGTGYRFHVTGLLHDYDGFPTSKADEINEWFERVFRKFEQNIEDIFLYRTYHTDDAEVLLISYGISARASRRAMAMARERGIKAGLLQLITLWPLNEKVILEHAAGKKLIVVPEMNRGQMVLEIERITGRSVPIRKVNRYDCHMIEPEAILEVMNK; encoded by the coding sequence ATGAAAGAAGTTCTCTTACCTTGTTACGGCACTTCCTGGGTAATAAACGACAGAAACAACGACCTGAGAGAGATTGACTATTTCCCGAGGTTTCTTCAGGGCAACGAGGCATGTGTCGAGGGGGCTCTCATGGCGGGCCTTGACTTTTACGGAGGCTACCCCATCACGCCGTCATCTGAAATAGCGGAGATTCTTTCACGCCGCCTCCCCCAGGACGGCAAGGTATTCATCCAGATGGAAGACGAGATCGCGAGCATCGCCTCCTGTATCGGTGCTTCACTGGGAGGCGCCAAGACCATGACTGCCACAAGCGGACCGGGATTCTCCCTGATGCAGGAAAACATCGGATATGCCGTAATGACTGAAGTTCCCACAGTCATTGTCAATGTGCAGCGCCTGGGTCCTAGCACTGGTGCACCCTCGAGCCCCGCGCAGGGCGACGTCATGCAGGCACGATGGGGCTCCCATGGCGATCATCCCATCCTGGTACTTACCCCTTCCTCCGTGAAGGAAGCTTTCGAGCTTACCGTCCTGGCCTTTAATTTCGCAGAAAAATACCGCACGCCTGTCATTCTCCTCTCAGATGAGGTAGTGGGTCACATGAGGGAGAAAATACTTCTTCCCCCGCGAGAATATCTCACCATCGTCAACAGGAAAGTGCCCGATGAGCGCCCCGCCACTTATTCCCCCTACAGGGACACTGACCACGACGGCGTCCCGGCGCTGGCGAAATTCGGGACTGGCTACCGCTTCCACGTGACAGGCCTTCTCCATGACTACGACGGATTCCCCACGTCAAAGGCAGATGAGATAAACGAATGGTTCGAGAGGGTCTTCCGCAAATTCGAACAGAACATTGAGGATATCTTCCTTTACCGGACCTACCACACCGACGATGCTGAAGTCCTGCTCATCTCTTACGGCATCTCTGCAAGAGCTTCAAGAAGGGCCATGGCAATGGCCAGGGAAAGGGGCATCAAGGCGGGGCTCCTGCAGCTTATCACCCTCTGGCCCCTTAACGAAAAGGTTATCCTTGAACACGCTGCCGGCAAGAAGCTTATTGTGGTCCCTGAGATGAACAGGGGGCAGATGGTGCTTGAGATAGAGAGAATTACCGGAAGGTCGGTGCCCATCAGGAAAGTCAACAGGTACGACTGCCACATGATTGAGCCCGAAGCGATACTGGAGGTTATGAATAAATGA
- a CDS encoding 2-oxoacid:ferredoxin oxidoreductase subunit beta has product MRERNSPTIVDFLRSNKKFPTVWCPGCGIGVVLGSIIRAVHSLGLNKDYVAMVSGIGCSGRMPVYLDFHTIHTTHGRALSYATGLKLARPEMEVIVILGDGDGLAIGGNHFIHTARRNIELTAIVINNRIYGMTGGQYSPATPTACFSTTSTYGNIDQPFDISKIAEVAGAAFVARSTVYHVMEMGKYIEKAIEKKGFSVVEVMSNCHTYFGRMNNIKSPIDMLTWFKDNTTIATGEGEGADASGKLKRGIFVDKDVKGFIEEYQNVIVRARRQKKYRKIS; this is encoded by the coding sequence ATGAGAGAGAGAAATTCACCGACCATTGTGGACTTCCTGAGAAGCAACAAGAAATTTCCCACAGTGTGGTGCCCGGGATGCGGCATTGGAGTGGTCCTGGGGTCAATCATCAGGGCGGTGCACAGCCTGGGCCTGAACAAGGACTATGTGGCGATGGTGTCAGGAATCGGCTGCTCAGGGAGAATGCCGGTTTATCTTGATTTTCACACCATCCACACCACCCATGGGAGAGCTCTCTCCTACGCCACGGGCCTCAAGCTCGCCCGCCCGGAGATGGAAGTGATAGTAATCCTGGGTGATGGCGACGGCCTTGCCATCGGCGGCAACCATTTCATCCACACGGCGCGGAGAAACATAGAGCTCACTGCCATTGTCATCAATAACAGGATATACGGGATGACGGGGGGACAATACTCACCGGCCACTCCGACGGCGTGCTTCTCGACCACCTCAACTTACGGGAACATAGATCAGCCCTTCGACATCTCCAAGATCGCCGAGGTTGCCGGGGCGGCCTTCGTGGCCCGCAGCACGGTGTACCACGTGATGGAGATGGGAAAATACATTGAAAAGGCCATTGAGAAAAAGGGCTTTTCCGTCGTGGAGGTCATGAGCAACTGCCACACCTACTTCGGGAGAATGAATAACATTAAAAGCCCCATTGATATGCTTACATGGTTTAAGGACAATACCACGATTGCCACCGGTGAAGGCGAGGGAGCCGATGCTTCAGGAAAGCTGAAAAGAGGAATCTTTGTTGACAAGGACGTAAAGGGTTTCATTGAAGAGTACCAGAATGTGATCGTGAGAGCACGGCGCCAGAAGAAATACAGAAAGATATCGTGA
- a CDS encoding Fe-S-containing hydro-lyase gives MKNPSTRLTLPLTLEAVKALRAGMNVTLEGELLVARDTAHKRLYEALEKKEKLPVSLKDQTIYYMGPSPARPGQVIGAAGPTTSGRMDFYTPRLLAEGVRGLIGKGERSKEVKEALVSYQAIYFSAIGGIGALLSKKIKEVNILAYEDLGAEALRLIRVSDFPAVVVLDTYGGNLYEEGRRSYKTL, from the coding sequence ATGAAAAATCCTTCCACCCGTCTTACCCTTCCCCTTACCCTGGAAGCCGTCAAGGCACTCAGAGCGGGTATGAACGTGACTCTTGAGGGAGAGCTCCTTGTGGCCCGCGATACCGCCCACAAACGGCTCTACGAAGCGCTTGAGAAAAAGGAAAAGCTTCCTGTCTCATTGAAAGATCAGACCATTTATTACATGGGCCCCTCACCAGCGCGCCCCGGGCAGGTGATTGGTGCTGCAGGCCCCACCACTTCAGGGAGAATGGATTTCTACACTCCGCGGCTCCTTGCGGAGGGAGTGCGGGGACTGATTGGAAAGGGAGAGCGCTCAAAAGAGGTAAAGGAAGCGCTTGTCTCTTATCAAGCCATCTATTTTTCGGCGATAGGAGGGATAGGGGCACTTTTGTCAAAAAAGATCAAGGAAGTGAATATTCTCGCCTATGAAGACCTCGGGGCGGAAGCCCTGAGGCTTATACGTGTCAGCGACTTTCCTGCCGTGGTGGTTCTTGACACCTACGGCGGGAATCTCTATGAAGAAGGCCGGAGAAGTTATAAAACACTCTAA
- a CDS encoding fumarate hydratase, whose protein sequence is MRELHRDEIARAVASLCEPACLELPPDVEKSLKTALDTEKSPAGKEALELINENIVISREEKIPLCQDCGFAVLFLELGQELHIVGGSLTEALNEGIAKGYTEGYLRKSIVSDPLFGRKNTTDNTPPVVHIDVVPGDRLKIVLAPKGGGSENMSALAMLKPAQGVEGVKAFVRETVERAGSNPCPPIIVGIGIGGTADKAMVLAKKALLRPIGPSHPEEAYGALEKELLTLVNSLGIGPQGFGGIVTALAVHIETFPCHIASLPVAINLQCHSARHAEVVL, encoded by the coding sequence ATGAGAGAGCTTCACAGAGATGAAATCGCAAGGGCCGTCGCCTCGCTATGCGAGCCTGCCTGCCTGGAACTTCCACCCGACGTGGAGAAGAGCCTTAAGACCGCCCTGGACACTGAAAAATCGCCCGCAGGCAAAGAGGCACTCGAGCTCATCAACGAAAACATAGTAATAAGCAGGGAGGAAAAGATCCCTCTCTGCCAGGACTGCGGATTTGCCGTCCTTTTCCTTGAACTGGGGCAGGAACTTCACATTGTCGGCGGCTCCCTCACTGAAGCCCTCAACGAGGGTATAGCGAAGGGCTATACCGAGGGATATCTCAGGAAATCAATTGTGAGCGATCCACTTTTTGGGAGAAAAAACACCACCGACAACACCCCGCCGGTGGTACATATTGACGTGGTTCCCGGTGACAGGCTCAAGATCGTCCTGGCGCCCAAAGGGGGAGGCAGCGAAAACATGAGTGCCCTCGCCATGCTGAAACCAGCCCAGGGTGTTGAGGGAGTAAAAGCATTCGTGAGGGAGACTGTGGAGAGAGCCGGATCAAATCCCTGCCCACCAATCATTGTTGGCATAGGGATAGGCGGAACTGCCGATAAGGCAATGGTCCTCGCGAAAAAGGCGCTGCTGCGTCCCATTGGACCATCACATCCCGAAGAGGCTTATGGAGCATTGGAAAAGGAGCTGCTGACTCTTGTTAACAGTCTTGGGATAGGGCCTCAGGGATTTGGAGGCATTGTCACGGCTCTCGCAGTCCATATAGAGACCTTTCCATGCCATATTGCCAGCCTCCCTGTGGCAATCAACCTGCAGTGCCACAGCGCGCGGCACGCCGAAGTAGTTTTATAG
- a CDS encoding carbohydrate kinase family protein, giving the protein MADEKVVVLGASNVDIKGRSISAVYTRLKNPGRVEITAGGVGRNIAENLSRLGIHTILLSAIGKEGLSEMILRVSQEAGVDTSRILVSEELHSGIFMAVINSRGELESSISDMTILTEITPSYVMAHKEVFDEASYMVIDADVPENTLSLCLKMAKEKGIPACVEPVSPAKAQVMVPYLNEMTLITPNREEVEVLVGRQIINEDDIKRAGDELVGRGVHFVIITLGPEGVYCASRDFSDFVSSISTVVVDSVGAGDALVAGVVTAFLNKYSFLDAVKFGIGAATLTLNTSCAVYPRLTVDAVKEVVNKARAGHQVK; this is encoded by the coding sequence GTGGCAGATGAAAAAGTAGTGGTCCTCGGGGCATCCAATGTAGATATCAAGGGAAGAAGTATCAGCGCAGTATATACCCGGCTGAAGAATCCCGGCCGGGTGGAGATCACTGCAGGGGGAGTGGGGAGGAATATTGCGGAAAACCTCTCCAGGCTCGGCATTCATACCATCCTGCTTTCCGCAATAGGGAAAGAAGGGCTTTCTGAGATGATACTGAGGGTATCACAGGAAGCGGGCGTTGACACGTCGAGAATTCTTGTCTCAGAGGAGCTTCATTCGGGGATATTCATGGCCGTAATCAACTCCCGTGGCGAACTGGAGTCCAGCATTTCCGACATGACAATCCTCACGGAGATCACCCCTTCCTATGTGATGGCCCACAAGGAAGTATTCGATGAAGCCTCGTACATGGTGATAGATGCCGATGTTCCGGAAAATACCCTCTCTCTTTGCCTTAAGATGGCGAAGGAGAAGGGCATACCGGCCTGCGTTGAGCCTGTCTCGCCTGCCAAGGCGCAGGTGATGGTCCCCTATCTCAATGAAATGACTCTTATTACGCCGAACCGTGAGGAAGTGGAAGTGCTGGTGGGCCGCCAGATAATCAATGAGGATGACATCAAGCGTGCCGGTGATGAACTTGTGGGGCGGGGAGTCCACTTCGTCATTATCACCCTTGGTCCCGAAGGCGTTTACTGCGCCTCCCGGGATTTCAGTGATTTTGTCTCTTCAATTTCCACGGTAGTCGTGGACTCGGTGGGGGCCGGTGACGCCCTCGTGGCAGGGGTGGTAACAGCCTTTCTCAACAAGTATTCCTTTCTGGATGCCGTGAAATTCGGAATCGGAGCAGCGACGCTTACCCTTAACACCAGTTGTGCTGTCTATCCCAGGCTGACTGTTGATGCGGTGAAAGAAGTGGTGAATAAGGCGAGAGCGGGCCATCAGGTCAAATAA
- a CDS encoding 4Fe-4S binding protein, whose translation MGDNETAGEATPKEVKNILENKLVNPDAPLFVFKGWCKKCGICVGLCPHKAFEWGEDGYPAVPSPDKCRRCNLCEYRCPDFAITLLQTRK comes from the coding sequence ATGGGAGACAATGAAACTGCCGGAGAAGCTACTCCTAAGGAAGTAAAGAACATTCTGGAAAACAAGCTTGTCAATCCTGATGCACCTCTTTTCGTTTTCAAGGGGTGGTGCAAAAAATGCGGAATCTGCGTGGGGCTCTGCCCTCATAAGGCCTTTGAATGGGGTGAAGACGGCTATCCCGCCGTTCCCAGCCCGGACAAATGCAGGCGCTGCAACCTCTGCGAATACCGCTGCCCCGATTTTGCCATCACCCTCCTGCAGACAAGAAAGTAG
- a CDS encoding CarD family transcriptional regulator — MVMHPLYGIGTVEKVEEKEILGKVNKFAVISFQNDRLKIMVNLEQKNNLIRSLLAKEEIPRVLDFLKHCKSELPAKSSERYNINLKKIKSSDVYQLAEVIKDLTSLSRDKKLTPKEMNMLKQSKKMLAMEFGYVSSISQEDAEMMVEASCK; from the coding sequence ATGGTGATGCATCCCCTCTATGGCATAGGCACCGTGGAGAAGGTAGAAGAAAAGGAAATTCTTGGAAAAGTAAACAAGTTCGCCGTTATCTCCTTTCAGAACGACAGGCTGAAGATAATGGTCAACCTTGAACAGAAGAATAACCTGATCAGAAGCCTTCTCGCCAAGGAGGAGATTCCCCGCGTTCTTGATTTTCTCAAGCACTGCAAGAGCGAGCTTCCTGCAAAGTCTTCGGAGCGATATAATATCAATCTCAAGAAGATTAAAAGCTCTGATGTCTACCAGCTTGCTGAGGTGATAAAGGACCTCACGTCCCTTTCCCGGGATAAGAAGCTCACTCCTAAAGAGATGAATATGCTCAAGCAGTCAAAAAAGATGCTGGCAATGGAATTCGGCTATGTTTCAAGTATTTCCCAGGAAGATGCCGAGATGATGGTAGAGGCAAGCTGCAAATAG
- a CDS encoding 2-oxoacid:acceptor oxidoreductase family protein yields the protein MERCEIILAGIGGQGLLLAGLILGDSAAIGEKKHAVQIESYAPLARGGASKSEIIISTNEIDYPKIQKADVLVALSKEALASSMNRVKPDGLIVLDSTVPLPGEDRRILHVPLTQIAVETTGKAFTVSIVALGLVARITGVVGITSILTSIGFRAPTGTEDINRKAAEAGYKTAENYLPSAKDVA from the coding sequence ATGGAACGATGCGAGATAATACTGGCAGGTATCGGCGGCCAGGGACTTCTGCTGGCGGGCCTCATTCTCGGGGATTCGGCAGCCATTGGGGAAAAAAAGCACGCCGTGCAGATAGAATCATATGCACCCCTCGCCCGGGGGGGCGCAAGCAAGTCGGAGATAATCATAAGCACCAATGAGATCGACTATCCCAAGATCCAGAAAGCCGATGTGCTTGTGGCCCTCTCCAAGGAAGCCCTCGCCTCCTCAATGAACAGGGTAAAGCCAGACGGCCTTATCGTCCTCGACTCCACGGTGCCCCTGCCCGGCGAGGACCGCAGAATACTCCATGTACCCCTCACCCAGATTGCCGTTGAAACAACAGGGAAGGCCTTTACTGTCTCAATAGTGGCCCTGGGGCTCGTTGCACGCATTACCGGCGTTGTGGGGATCACATCGATACTCACGTCAATCGGCTTCCGCGCACCGACAGGAACTGAGGATATCAACAGGAAGGCCGCCGAAGCGGGATACAAAACAGCTGAAAACTATCTTCCCTCGGCAAAGGATGTGGCCTGA
- a CDS encoding gamma carbonic anhydrase family protein, whose protein sequence is MLYPFEEKSPQVHKDAWIAPTAAVIGAVEVGPGSSIWFHCVARGDVNYIKIGSFTNIQDGTIMHGADEYSVEIGDYVTVGHGARLHGCTIEDMCLIGIGAIILNGAVVRKNTIIAAGSLVPEGKVLESGWLYKGIPAKPFRELTGEEQEKNRYWAEKYMRFALKYQQGDKNPPLQGGLPA, encoded by the coding sequence GTGCTGTACCCCTTTGAAGAGAAATCACCTCAGGTCCATAAGGATGCATGGATTGCCCCTACGGCGGCAGTCATCGGAGCCGTTGAGGTCGGCCCCGGTTCAAGCATCTGGTTTCACTGCGTTGCCCGCGGCGATGTCAATTACATAAAAATCGGATCCTTCACGAATATCCAGGACGGCACCATAATGCACGGTGCCGATGAATATTCCGTTGAAATCGGTGATTACGTCACCGTAGGCCACGGAGCCCGTCTCCATGGGTGCACCATTGAGGACATGTGCCTTATTGGGATAGGGGCGATCATTCTGAACGGCGCCGTGGTAAGAAAAAACACTATCATTGCCGCAGGCTCCCTTGTGCCCGAGGGGAAAGTGCTCGAGAGCGGCTGGCTCTATAAGGGAATCCCTGCAAAACCCTTCAGGGAGCTCACAGGGGAAGAGCAGGAAAAGAACCGTTACTGGGCAGAGAAATACATGCGTTTTGCCCTGAAATACCAGCAGGGCGACAAGAACCCGCCCTTGCAGGGAGGACTTCCCGCTTGA
- a CDS encoding tetratricopeptide repeat protein, which translates to MKDSKGFSSRGPGGSPEKPVMGKGGLEQKGFLKKKVMGARGEAQDDEEAATAKRILGDIGEDLEGALQEVEEALGQDPRNDELHIKKYQILKRAGDKEALVKALEEAIAISQNHFFATKLAEHWEEHFKYEQALKWRQKVAELKPEDAYTIKRLAIAYVRSFRFAEAEKAYQKAFALQPEVDDLLGHTFFQEMQGVGFPKEKRADIVKFGIEIAKKALALRPQSIAMLEGTARLARIGRENESAISFFEKLIALREAKESSGFRQWKGELLRIYAREGLDEKWKKLNRELIDDYKEFLAKNTADSNGWLQLALQQIQGGFFEDSIGSLKNAIDADPKNVQALYELGRILVRLNRSQEAIEYYLSILPGEDDLASRMKYHRALELCLADLYYRLARFEEALSLYRREESSNARYIGIVLEASGEDQEALSSYHTALEMSPRDGRNYLALSEYHVRRSRWQEAEETAIKGLECPHITKEAHEQLYVVLATAKMKTKKIDEALKVMDEAIESSPELLNMEFRRIKLLFLQGKVREAKAAGDELIARVERMLKCAPSASDLWSLLGDMSSLLGQFEKARDAYAQAMKYNAMDSEAVRGEGVLAEKFGEYDKAIELFSRFIMLEPLSLSTPPLREKIKLLSEKAKAGA; encoded by the coding sequence ATGAAAGATTCAAAAGGATTTTCATCCCGAGGCCCCGGCGGCTCCCCGGAAAAGCCCGTCATGGGAAAAGGGGGGCTGGAACAGAAGGGGTTTCTCAAGAAAAAGGTCATGGGCGCCCGCGGAGAAGCGCAGGACGATGAAGAGGCGGCAACCGCGAAGCGCATTCTCGGTGACATAGGCGAGGATCTGGAGGGAGCCCTCCAGGAGGTTGAGGAGGCTCTTGGCCAGGATCCCCGCAATGACGAGCTCCATATCAAGAAATACCAGATTTTAAAGAGAGCCGGCGACAAGGAAGCCCTGGTAAAAGCGCTGGAAGAAGCTATCGCCATTTCACAGAATCACTTTTTCGCCACGAAGCTTGCAGAGCATTGGGAGGAGCATTTCAAGTATGAGCAGGCTCTCAAGTGGAGACAGAAGGTGGCAGAGCTCAAACCGGAAGATGCCTATACCATAAAGCGCCTGGCCATTGCCTATGTGAGATCCTTCAGATTCGCCGAGGCTGAGAAGGCTTATCAAAAAGCCTTTGCGCTCCAGCCTGAAGTGGACGATCTGCTGGGGCATACCTTTTTCCAGGAGATGCAGGGCGTGGGCTTTCCCAAGGAGAAGCGCGCCGATATCGTCAAGTTCGGCATTGAAATTGCGAAAAAGGCACTTGCGCTGAGGCCGCAGAGCATTGCGATGCTGGAAGGGACGGCACGGCTTGCGAGAATAGGAAGAGAGAATGAGAGCGCCATATCATTTTTTGAAAAGCTGATCGCTCTTCGTGAAGCGAAGGAAAGCTCCGGCTTCAGGCAGTGGAAGGGAGAGCTTCTCAGGATATACGCCCGCGAGGGGCTCGACGAGAAGTGGAAAAAGCTCAACAGAGAGCTTATCGATGATTACAAGGAATTCCTGGCAAAGAATACCGCTGATAGCAATGGATGGCTCCAGCTTGCCCTTCAGCAGATACAGGGCGGCTTTTTCGAAGACTCCATAGGCTCCCTGAAGAACGCCATAGATGCTGATCCCAAGAATGTCCAGGCCCTCTATGAGCTTGGAAGGATCCTGGTGAGGCTCAACCGCTCCCAGGAGGCAATAGAGTATTACCTTTCCATCCTGCCCGGCGAAGATGACCTGGCAAGCAGGATGAAATACCACCGCGCCCTGGAGCTTTGCCTGGCAGACCTGTATTATCGCCTGGCAAGGTTTGAGGAAGCCCTCTCGCTTTACCGGAGAGAGGAAAGCTCCAATGCGCGCTACATAGGCATCGTTCTCGAGGCCAGTGGGGAAGACCAGGAGGCTCTCTCCTCCTATCACACGGCCCTTGAAATGTCACCAAGGGACGGCCGTAATTACCTGGCCCTCTCAGAGTATCATGTGAGGAGGAGCAGGTGGCAAGAGGCCGAGGAGACTGCAATCAAGGGCCTTGAGTGCCCTCATATCACCAAGGAAGCCCATGAGCAGCTCTACGTGGTCCTGGCCACTGCAAAGATGAAGACAAAAAAGATTGACGAGGCCCTCAAGGTGATGGATGAAGCCATAGAGAGCTCGCCTGAGCTTCTGAACATGGAGTTCAGGAGGATAAAGCTTCTTTTCCTTCAGGGGAAAGTGCGGGAGGCAAAAGCTGCCGGTGATGAGCTGATCGCCCGTGTCGAAAGGATGCTTAAGTGCGCCCCTTCCGCGTCAGATCTCTGGAGCCTCCTGGGAGACATGAGCTCCCTGCTGGGGCAGTTTGAAAAAGCGCGGGATGCTTATGCGCAGGCCATGAAATACAACGCCATGGACTCGGAGGCGGTGCGCGGAGAGGGTGTGCTTGCCGAGAAGTTTGGCGAATACGACAAGGCAATTGAATTGTTCAGCCGCTTCATTATGCTTGAGCCTCTCAGCCTCTCCACGCCACCCCTCAGGGAGAAGATAAAGCTCCTCAGCGAAAAGGCAAAGGCAGGCGCCTAG